A region from the Halobacillus mangrovi genome encodes:
- a CDS encoding phenylacetate--CoA ligase family protein, with protein sequence MGWIKKLRIRLMEKIRKTNALHYYQSYKENQWKDQKELLKEQDEKVSNLIKHAYAEVPFYKEYMEKHNLPPAHFQTVKDLEKLPIVGKEELKRQKNKVLANNIEDYSPEEKRTGGSTGEPFKYYLPKLSHSLMWANLWRGWNVTGYHPGDKIGVLAGGSLLSGFDVKRRLYYYLNNWIPFSSYNMSEETMDHYVSAMKKKKVKLLYSYSSSAYELANYILKKGYKIQLDGVITTSEVLFPHYREAIEKAFGCEVYDQYGANDGGVTAFECDQHEGLHIGMERCVVEIVDDDGNPVPDGEEGRILLTDLSNYAMPFIRYEVGDYGAITREPCACGRGLIRLTHIKGRQQEFVYSRNNRKVHGGFFSTTFRQYDAVEQFQVKQDQIGEIVIRLRLNDPSFEKQLERLKQTIAKQAELDKVTIELTDQFEKTKGGKHKFVINNVAETNESVVR encoded by the coding sequence ATGGGTTGGATCAAGAAGTTAAGGATCCGTTTGATGGAAAAGATTCGAAAAACAAACGCACTACATTATTATCAATCGTATAAAGAAAACCAGTGGAAAGATCAGAAGGAACTTCTCAAAGAACAAGATGAAAAGGTCTCCAACTTGATTAAGCATGCATATGCCGAAGTCCCTTTTTACAAAGAGTATATGGAGAAACATAACCTTCCTCCTGCTCATTTTCAGACGGTGAAGGATCTAGAAAAACTTCCCATTGTCGGAAAAGAGGAATTGAAACGTCAAAAAAACAAAGTGCTTGCGAATAATATAGAAGACTATTCTCCTGAGGAAAAACGCACAGGAGGGTCTACAGGAGAGCCGTTCAAGTACTATCTGCCTAAACTCTCACATTCTCTCATGTGGGCGAATCTCTGGCGAGGCTGGAACGTCACAGGCTATCACCCAGGAGATAAGATCGGGGTTCTCGCCGGCGGATCGCTTTTATCAGGATTTGATGTGAAAAGACGGCTATACTATTACTTAAACAACTGGATCCCGTTTTCTTCCTATAATATGTCGGAAGAAACAATGGATCACTATGTGAGCGCCATGAAAAAGAAAAAGGTCAAGCTGTTGTACAGCTATTCTTCTTCAGCTTACGAACTGGCGAATTACATTTTGAAAAAAGGATACAAGATTCAACTGGACGGTGTGATTACAACGTCAGAAGTGTTGTTCCCCCATTACCGGGAAGCGATTGAAAAAGCGTTCGGCTGTGAAGTCTATGACCAGTACGGGGCCAATGACGGGGGTGTGACCGCGTTTGAATGTGATCAGCACGAAGGATTGCATATCGGCATGGAACGCTGTGTCGTCGAAATCGTCGATGATGATGGCAACCCAGTTCCGGACGGCGAGGAAGGGCGCATCCTGCTTACGGACCTGTCCAACTATGCAATGCCGTTTATACGCTATGAAGTGGGAGACTACGGAGCAATCACGAGAGAACCATGTGCTTGCGGTCGCGGATTGATTAGACTTACTCATATTAAAGGGCGCCAGCAGGAATTTGTCTATAGCCGCAATAACCGCAAAGTACACGGCGGGTTCTTCTCCACAACGTTCAGGCAGTATGACGCAGTCGAGCAATTCCAGGTTAAGCAGGATCAAATTGGGGAAATAGTCATAAGACTACGTTTGAACGACCCTTCTTTTGAGAAACAATTAGAGAGACTGAAACAAACCATTGCAAAACAAGCAGAATTGGACAAGGTTACGATTGAACTCACCGATCAGTTTGAGAAAACAAAAGGTGGAAAACATAAATTTGTCATAAATAACGTCGCTGAAACAAACGAATCAGTGGTAAGGTAA
- a CDS encoding nucleotide sugar dehydrogenase, whose protein sequence is MKKSLCVVGLGYIGLPTSVMFAINGHKVHGVDVNETAVNMVNNKQLHIEENGLEERLAEAVDSGMFKASTEPEEADVFIIAVPSPIREDKTANLDYVRNATEAIVPYVKKGNLVILESTVPPRTVEDVMVPVLERSGLNIGEDIFIAHSPERVIPGKVFQELVDNDRIVGGINEKSSQMTKELYEGFVKGNIHLTDATTAEMVKVIENTYRDVNIAFANELAMISEKIGVNAWEAIRLANFHPRVNIHTPGPGVGGHCIAVDPWFLAEIEPELSKIIQLSRNTNDHMPTFTANKIEEILKSKGITDGKVAIFGLSFKANIDDQRESPSLEVIKKLVEKGISFTTYDPHIKENVASNQTQDMDEALDQADVVVVLTDHNEFKELEPERVGSKMNNRIVFDTKNALPLGTWEDAGFMIKRLGDSKN, encoded by the coding sequence ATGAAGAAATCGTTGTGTGTGGTCGGATTAGGCTATATCGGGTTACCGACCTCTGTCATGTTCGCCATTAATGGCCACAAAGTACATGGAGTCGATGTCAACGAAACAGCCGTCAACATGGTTAACAATAAACAACTTCATATAGAAGAAAACGGACTGGAAGAACGTTTAGCAGAAGCGGTGGACAGCGGCATGTTCAAAGCTTCTACAGAGCCTGAAGAGGCTGACGTATTTATCATCGCCGTTCCATCTCCGATTCGTGAGGACAAAACAGCAAACCTTGATTACGTCCGCAATGCGACAGAAGCCATTGTCCCTTACGTGAAAAAAGGCAACCTCGTTATTCTGGAATCAACCGTACCACCGCGTACGGTTGAAGATGTCATGGTTCCTGTACTCGAGCGTTCCGGTCTGAATATCGGCGAAGATATTTTTATCGCCCATTCCCCAGAGCGCGTAATTCCAGGGAAGGTATTTCAGGAGCTTGTCGACAACGACCGTATCGTAGGCGGCATCAATGAAAAATCTTCGCAAATGACGAAAGAACTTTATGAAGGATTCGTAAAAGGGAACATTCACTTAACGGATGCAACGACAGCTGAAATGGTTAAAGTGATTGAAAATACCTATCGGGACGTAAACATCGCATTTGCAAACGAGCTTGCGATGATTAGTGAAAAGATCGGGGTCAACGCCTGGGAAGCGATTCGCTTAGCGAACTTCCACCCGCGTGTGAACATCCATACACCAGGACCAGGGGTAGGCGGACACTGTATCGCAGTTGATCCATGGTTCCTAGCTGAGATTGAGCCGGAGCTATCGAAGATTATTCAGCTTTCACGTAATACGAACGATCATATGCCGACGTTCACAGCTAATAAAATCGAAGAGATTCTTAAATCTAAAGGCATCACAGACGGCAAAGTCGCGATCTTCGGTCTTTCTTTCAAAGCCAACATCGACGATCAGCGTGAGAGCCCGTCCCTTGAAGTCATCAAGAAGCTTGTTGAAAAAGGCATCAGCTTCACGACGTATGATCCTCACATCAAAGAAAATGTGGCATCAAATCAGACACAGGATATGGATGAAGCTCTTGATCAAGCAGATGTTGTAGTCGTATTGACCGACCATAATGAATTTAAAGAGCTTGAACCTGAACGTGTAGGAAGTAAAATGAACAACAGAATCGTGTTTGATACGAAAAATGCACTGCCGCTCGGTACATGGGAAGACGCAGGATTCATGATCAAGCGATTAGGAGATTCAAAAAATTAG
- a CDS encoding WecB/TagA/CpsF family glycosyltransferase, producing MKETFLGVDVSSSTYEQLNKQIFDDIRQNRQSMIVAINPEKILKAQDDPDLMELLNKADYQIPDGVGVLFASRLNKGGIQNRITGIDMFLTLCEQAALYGKSVFLYGAKPGVAEQAKERLLERYPNLKVAGVLDGYIKDEAYIKQTINEANPDILFVALGSPAQEYWMIDNMKDLNVNIFQGVGGSFDVISGRIKRAPAPVQKVGLEWLYRLVLEPWRFKRQSKLPGFLYKVWQDKKSR from the coding sequence ATGAAGGAAACGTTTCTTGGAGTTGATGTAAGCAGTTCAACCTATGAGCAGCTCAACAAGCAAATCTTTGACGACATCCGCCAGAATCGGCAATCCATGATCGTGGCCATCAATCCCGAAAAGATTCTGAAGGCACAGGATGACCCAGATTTGATGGAGCTTTTAAACAAAGCCGATTACCAGATTCCGGATGGCGTTGGAGTCCTTTTCGCTTCCCGGCTGAACAAAGGTGGCATCCAAAACCGGATCACCGGCATTGATATGTTCTTAACGCTTTGTGAGCAAGCCGCCCTCTACGGCAAATCCGTATTTTTGTACGGAGCGAAGCCGGGCGTTGCTGAGCAGGCGAAAGAACGTCTATTAGAACGGTATCCAAATTTGAAAGTAGCAGGCGTTCTTGATGGATACATTAAAGATGAAGCGTACATCAAACAAACCATCAACGAAGCGAACCCTGATATTCTATTTGTCGCTCTAGGAAGCCCAGCGCAGGAGTATTGGATGATCGACAATATGAAAGATTTGAACGTCAACATCTTTCAAGGAGTCGGCGGATCGTTTGATGTCATTTCAGGAAGAATCAAGCGAGCACCAGCTCCTGTTCAAAAAGTTGGTCTGGAATGGCTGTATCGCCTTGTCCTTGAACCATGGCGCTTCAAACGACAATCCAAGCTGCCCGGATTCTTATACAAAGTCTGGCAAGATAAGAAAAGTAGATAA
- a CDS encoding NUDIX hydrolase, producing MHHYTLCLIKRKEELLLLNRRKKPAMGMWNGVGGKVEKGESPLNCVIRETLEETGIHLDEPLYVGNAVFKMGNKIEKLYLFMAELPEDTAFHTPMYTEEGILDWKPVSWVLDHDNLGIINNLKCYLPKLLNGEFGLEHSFIYEDHRITEYRTNRITEVEVHRAHLMRF from the coding sequence ATGCACCACTACACCTTGTGCTTAATTAAAAGGAAAGAGGAGCTGCTCCTATTAAATAGAAGAAAAAAGCCAGCCATGGGGATGTGGAATGGAGTTGGCGGAAAGGTTGAAAAAGGCGAAAGTCCATTAAATTGCGTGATCAGGGAGACGTTAGAAGAAACAGGGATACACCTGGATGAACCCCTCTATGTCGGTAACGCGGTATTTAAAATGGGCAACAAAATCGAAAAACTGTACTTATTTATGGCTGAGTTACCTGAAGACACAGCATTTCACACACCTATGTACACAGAGGAAGGAATTCTTGATTGGAAACCAGTTTCCTGGGTGTTAGACCATGATAATTTGGGCATTATCAATAATTTAAAATGCTACTTACCCAAATTACTAAACGGGGAGTTTGGGCTGGAACACTCTTTTATTTATGAAGATCATCGTATTACGGAATATCGAACAAATAGGATCACTGAAGTGGAAGTACATAGAGCACACCTAATGAGGTTTTAG
- a CDS encoding AimR family lysis-lysogeny pheromone receptor: MKNHSVLEPQSVHKLQFTYSSDLYTLFKKLLENYPHEIATDKVRDYCMSEWTLKLEGEIARMEFLYTNDYLDDIKPLIYSGQLNPDVSFLYNFLIKRAEYEVTKQDVERLESMAFDHPTLRCLSLFTLIYYNYDVRKYSVLDKYIEACDRGLQSINEPLTYYYFKLRYNELLFNHYWKTDNTLLARRYAYKIVNTELSPKKSVMIHHNLALTYVYEDYESSMEQALFALHLAEENNIKSQVKSLSQRTIPFIAAFHERAGRMRTPDKVETAHLAIARKEFLKAREILESLDSLTPFQECYLGLATKDRELIKHSKQRFIHEYGDLFFARLPDYYLERV; encoded by the coding sequence TTGAAAAATCATTCAGTTTTAGAACCACAATCCGTTCACAAGTTACAGTTTACTTATTCATCTGACCTCTATACCCTATTTAAAAAACTTCTTGAAAATTACCCTCATGAGATCGCAACGGATAAAGTCAGAGACTATTGTATGAGTGAATGGACATTAAAGCTGGAAGGCGAAATCGCTCGCATGGAATTTTTGTATACAAATGATTATTTAGATGATATTAAACCCCTCATCTATTCGGGTCAATTGAATCCTGATGTGTCATTCTTGTATAACTTTTTAATTAAGCGTGCGGAATATGAAGTGACAAAACAGGACGTGGAAAGACTGGAAAGTATGGCGTTCGACCACCCAACTTTAAGGTGCCTGAGTTTATTTACCTTAATCTATTACAACTACGACGTTCGCAAATACAGTGTTTTGGACAAGTATATTGAAGCTTGCGACAGGGGGCTTCAATCTATCAATGAACCTTTAACCTATTATTACTTTAAGCTCCGATATAACGAGCTGCTGTTTAACCATTACTGGAAAACGGATAACACTCTGCTTGCCAGAAGGTACGCCTATAAAATCGTCAATACCGAGCTATCACCGAAAAAATCAGTGATGATCCATCACAATCTAGCGTTGACCTACGTCTATGAAGATTATGAATCTTCAATGGAGCAAGCGCTTTTTGCCTTACATCTTGCAGAAGAAAATAATATTAAAAGCCAAGTCAAATCCCTGTCTCAGAGAACGATTCCGTTTATTGCAGCGTTTCATGAACGGGCAGGTCGTATGAGAACACCTGATAAAGTTGAAACCGCTCATCTGGCTATTGCTAGAAAAGAGTTCCTTAAAGCGAGAGAGATATTAGAAAGCCTGGATTCATTAACTCCGTTCCAAGAGTGTTACCTTGGTTTGGCTACAAAAGACAGAGAGCTTATTAAACATTCCAAACAAAGGTTCATCCACGAATATGGCGACTTATTTTTTGCTAGACTTCCTGATTATTACTTGGAACGAGTCTAA
- a CDS encoding SagB family peptide dehydrogenase: MDLDTFLHHLHFHSERVIPPNWEVDWADAPLPYKIYRDLPSFPLAHDIPLSFQNQSFHSGDLDTISYYLWYVYGLSQFSQTALSSEMDHDSIETIQSFRRFPPSGGALYPNELYLYLKTEALPKGMYHYDVAHHSLSLLREGNFDSYLAKSLGDTSPMCDCFAVIIITTMFWKNFFKYNNFSYRLQGLDAGALMGQMLEVSKRFGFSTNVHFQFLDEAINHLLGLDGQEESTYAVIPLSDHEKVDVRDVAAVTASELVKELPKIKTTTYQRSEKVMDYPEISQINQHALIDSTRLFRSIQEGKKLKDYQNVTILPEAEKLEIDFPEVCRRRHSPELDFTSKIIHRNQLSSLLKETFDSFKYHNDLNQEKVYTPRLSIYGCFYNIEGMENGAYQYDEASHSLLRIKKGDYRIPLQGGMTLDNVNFHRVPMCFHIAGDRTFYKSKLGYRGYRILHMEAGMLLQRLLLTASALGMNGHPLLGFDVNVCDEIYELADSEQTTLLQVPIGFCNPKTWLIGAMHS, encoded by the coding sequence ATGGATCTTGATACATTCTTACACCATTTACATTTCCATAGTGAACGTGTAATTCCACCGAACTGGGAAGTGGATTGGGCCGATGCTCCTCTTCCCTATAAGATTTACCGTGACTTGCCGTCCTTCCCTCTTGCTCATGATATTCCTTTATCTTTTCAAAACCAGTCGTTTCATTCTGGTGATTTAGATACGATCAGTTATTATCTCTGGTATGTTTATGGTTTATCTCAGTTTAGTCAAACCGCTCTTTCCTCGGAGATGGATCACGATTCAATAGAAACGATTCAGTCCTTTCGACGTTTTCCTCCTTCTGGCGGTGCGCTCTATCCGAATGAACTCTATCTGTACCTTAAGACGGAAGCACTTCCGAAGGGAATGTATCACTATGATGTCGCTCACCACAGCCTTAGCTTACTGCGTGAGGGGAATTTTGATTCTTATCTAGCTAAGTCATTAGGGGATACTTCTCCTATGTGTGATTGCTTTGCTGTCATTATTATTACCACTATGTTTTGGAAGAACTTTTTTAAATACAACAACTTTTCTTATCGCCTTCAAGGACTGGATGCAGGTGCACTCATGGGTCAGATGCTGGAAGTCAGTAAGAGGTTTGGTTTTTCTACCAACGTGCATTTTCAATTCCTTGATGAAGCAATCAACCATTTACTAGGACTCGATGGTCAGGAAGAAAGCACCTACGCTGTCATTCCTTTATCTGATCACGAAAAGGTAGACGTAAGGGATGTTGCAGCCGTCACAGCATCAGAGTTAGTGAAAGAATTACCGAAAATTAAAACGACTACTTACCAACGTTCAGAAAAAGTAATGGATTATCCTGAAATCTCCCAAATCAATCAGCATGCCTTGATAGACTCGACCAGGTTATTCCGGTCGATACAGGAAGGGAAAAAGCTCAAAGACTATCAAAACGTAACGATATTACCAGAAGCGGAGAAATTGGAGATCGATTTTCCCGAAGTTTGCCGGCGTCGTCATTCGCCAGAGCTGGATTTTACCTCAAAAATAATTCATCGGAACCAGCTTTCTTCTCTTCTGAAGGAAACATTTGATTCCTTTAAATATCATAACGATTTGAATCAAGAAAAGGTGTACACTCCTCGCCTCTCTATTTATGGATGTTTTTATAATATAGAAGGCATGGAGAATGGAGCCTATCAATATGACGAAGCCTCCCACTCCCTTTTACGAATTAAAAAAGGAGACTATCGCATACCTCTCCAGGGCGGGATGACCCTGGATAATGTGAATTTTCATCGAGTACCGATGTGTTTTCATATCGCCGGTGACCGTACCTTTTATAAATCAAAGCTAGGTTACCGAGGCTATCGAATTCTGCATATGGAAGCGGGAATGCTTCTGCAACGCTTACTTCTCACAGCAAGCGCGCTTGGCATGAATGGTCATCCCTTATTAGGGTTTGATGTTAACGTTTGTGATGAGATTTATGAACTGGCTGACTCCGAACAAACCACTCTTCTTCAGGTTCCTATAGGTTTTTGCAATCCAAAAACCTGGTTAATTGGAGCCATGCATAGTTAA
- a CDS encoding TOMM precursor leader peptide-binding protein: MSSFITVVGKGLLLKHVVKELSPHFNLTCLSDLDESIPEGTKLLLVLDDHWNPLAHQKAEQMAREHRIPWMRGFVAFGEGMIGPLVRPGDVGCSQCADTRTIMAATDRQDLWEIHHCLAERQEPIRDEWASQTGMIQMASIIRTEVHQVMNSKTSSLENHIILMNMRTLENSRHYLLPDSFCPVCGDVIIDSASAAEISLQPSMKISENNYRCRSIKELSAFLSPDYLDSRSGMLNSKMIDFETPFADVVVNLPLMNGDEGSAGRTNSYAISELTAILEGLERSCGVAPRGKRTVVYDSYNNLESALNPLEVGVHTKEQYAKKDFPFTPFDPDKKMDWVWGYSLMKESPILVPQLLAYYSMGCGGGMFFETSNGCAIGGSLEEAIFHGMMEVMERDSFLMTWYAQLPLPRIDPYSFQNKELHLMIDRMREVAGYDLFLYNATMEHGIPCILTITKKRESASDGLNLICAAGAHLDPVKAVKSAIFESVGMIEPLNKEFKKNKEGYLNMLHDSSLVTKMDDHGMVYGLPEAEERLDFLLKQKQPIQTFDEAFHLKESHADITEDVKDLLETFRRLELDVIVVDQTTPEIKRNGLHCVKVLIPGMLPMTFGHHLTRVTGLERVRKVPKQLGFIDRELTIEELNPYPHPFP; the protein is encoded by the coding sequence TTGAGTTCTTTTATTACAGTAGTCGGAAAAGGATTGTTACTCAAACATGTGGTGAAGGAACTTTCTCCTCACTTTAATCTGACCTGCCTTTCTGATTTAGATGAGTCCATTCCAGAAGGAACGAAATTGCTTCTTGTTCTAGATGATCATTGGAATCCTCTGGCCCACCAAAAAGCCGAACAAATGGCACGGGAGCATAGAATCCCCTGGATGCGAGGGTTTGTCGCATTTGGCGAAGGAATGATCGGTCCATTGGTTCGTCCTGGAGACGTGGGATGCTCTCAATGTGCGGACACGAGAACAATTATGGCAGCGACCGATCGTCAGGATTTATGGGAAATTCACCACTGTCTGGCCGAAAGACAGGAGCCGATCCGGGATGAATGGGCCTCTCAAACTGGAATGATACAAATGGCTTCAATAATAAGAACTGAAGTTCATCAGGTCATGAACTCAAAGACTTCTTCTTTAGAAAACCACATAATCCTTATGAACATGAGAACATTAGAGAATTCCCGACACTATCTATTGCCAGACTCCTTTTGTCCTGTATGCGGTGATGTGATTATAGATTCCGCTTCTGCTGCTGAGATCTCACTACAGCCAAGTATGAAAATCAGTGAGAATAATTACCGCTGCCGATCGATTAAAGAGCTGAGCGCGTTCCTTTCACCAGATTATCTCGATTCGCGTAGTGGAATGTTAAACAGTAAAATGATCGATTTTGAAACTCCGTTTGCTGATGTTGTCGTCAACCTTCCTTTAATGAACGGAGATGAAGGATCAGCCGGACGGACGAATTCCTACGCTATTAGTGAACTTACTGCTATTTTAGAAGGGTTAGAACGATCCTGTGGTGTTGCACCTAGAGGCAAAAGAACCGTTGTTTATGACTCCTACAACAACCTTGAGTCTGCGCTGAATCCTCTTGAAGTGGGCGTCCATACGAAAGAGCAATATGCTAAAAAGGATTTTCCTTTCACCCCTTTTGATCCGGATAAAAAAATGGATTGGGTGTGGGGTTATTCTTTGATGAAGGAATCTCCTATATTGGTTCCGCAACTGCTGGCTTATTACAGCATGGGCTGTGGAGGTGGGATGTTTTTTGAAACCTCTAATGGTTGTGCCATAGGAGGAAGTCTTGAAGAAGCGATTTTCCACGGAATGATGGAAGTGATGGAACGTGATTCGTTTCTCATGACCTGGTATGCCCAGCTCCCTCTCCCTCGTATTGATCCCTACTCTTTTCAGAACAAAGAATTGCATTTGATGATTGACCGAATGCGTGAGGTAGCCGGTTACGATCTTTTTCTATACAATGCCACGATGGAACACGGCATCCCGTGTATCCTGACCATTACGAAAAAACGCGAATCGGCTTCTGATGGTCTGAACCTTATTTGTGCGGCAGGGGCGCATTTAGATCCTGTAAAAGCTGTGAAAAGCGCTATATTTGAAAGTGTTGGCATGATCGAGCCTTTAAATAAAGAATTTAAGAAGAACAAAGAAGGTTATTTGAACATGCTCCATGACTCATCACTCGTTACAAAAATGGATGATCACGGAATGGTTTACGGGCTTCCTGAAGCTGAAGAGCGTCTTGACTTTTTGTTAAAACAGAAGCAGCCTATCCAAACCTTTGATGAAGCTTTTCATTTGAAAGAGAGTCATGCGGACATTACAGAGGATGTAAAGGATCTTCTAGAAACCTTTCGCCGATTAGAGCTTGACGTTATAGTCGTAGACCAGACAACGCCAGAGATTAAGCGGAACGGCCTCCATTGCGTCAAGGTGCTGATTCCGGGAATGCTTCCCATGACATTTGGCCATCATCTGACTCGTGTGACAGGCTTAGAAAGAGTACGGAAAGTTCCCAAACAACTTGGGTTTATAGACCGTGAATTAACGATAGAAGAACTCAATCCTTATCCTCATCCTTTTCCTTGA
- a CDS encoding putative thiazole-containing bacteriocin maturation protein, with protein sequence MSNVRPSMRFKVKKGTFFMPEPNGSVYFRNNSGSFRMEGSTVYQWVEKLIPMLNGEHSLASLTDGLPALYRDRVYEITESLYSNGFLRDVSKDRPHELQPHVVENFASQIEYLESFGDSPAYRFEHYRQQRILAIGEGSMLLSLVSSLLHSGMARFHALITNPEKTNTSRLQELEEAARKTDPDVSIEVLEKQNQGTILWKKQVEPFDAVIYVSKEGNIEELQRITKACKKKGVSFAPGLCLDGIGVAGPFVSPDADSSWDSAWRNIPQSLLNDTHTENSSTGFSMLANVLVFELFKKMTEVNEAHHHDHMFVLNMETLEGRWHSFKPHPLVTKNISTKHVDHILDEKSPSEQRDPNELFYYFSELAASPLGIFQKWEEGALPQLPLAQCEIQVADIHSKGPAEPHPSLIIAGITHEEVRREAGMIGIEQYVQPLKKEILKSIEDQTSAPLHLGAGETLIEATCRALKKLIQYEWKCDTQPQTEHITKVEINEIEDDHCRYYWQALSTMNNIPQLGIGKDGYGFPVMWFKTEGHQWRGCVGLTKTLALREALLLALREAHNDTAAFFDQLPPSSSISFKKEASQTLDVPLCDSESHFEVLHAAKKRLEDHHKKLFPVKVLMDTFEKDRMITICGVSLGEEENR encoded by the coding sequence ATGTCAAATGTTAGACCTTCTATGCGTTTTAAGGTGAAAAAAGGTACATTTTTTATGCCGGAACCAAATGGAAGTGTGTATTTCAGGAACAATTCAGGTTCATTTCGTATGGAAGGAAGTACCGTTTATCAATGGGTTGAAAAATTGATTCCCATGCTCAACGGAGAGCATTCCTTAGCAAGCCTGACAGATGGATTACCTGCACTTTACCGTGATCGTGTTTATGAAATTACGGAGTCCCTCTATTCGAACGGATTTCTAAGGGACGTGAGCAAGGATCGTCCTCATGAATTACAACCACATGTGGTTGAAAATTTCGCTTCACAGATCGAATACCTGGAGAGTTTCGGGGATTCTCCTGCCTACAGATTCGAGCACTATCGTCAGCAGCGGATCCTGGCGATCGGGGAAGGAAGCATGCTCTTAAGTCTGGTTTCTTCCTTGCTTCATTCGGGAATGGCTCGATTCCACGCATTGATTACAAATCCCGAAAAAACGAATACATCAAGACTTCAGGAATTGGAGGAAGCTGCACGGAAAACAGATCCTGATGTATCCATAGAAGTCTTGGAGAAACAGAACCAAGGCACGATTTTATGGAAGAAACAGGTCGAACCCTTTGATGCGGTGATCTATGTGTCCAAAGAAGGGAACATAGAAGAACTCCAAAGGATCACTAAAGCTTGTAAGAAAAAGGGAGTGTCGTTTGCCCCAGGTTTATGCTTGGATGGAATCGGGGTCGCCGGTCCTTTTGTAAGCCCTGATGCGGATAGTAGTTGGGATTCCGCATGGCGGAACATTCCTCAAAGCTTACTTAACGACACTCACACTGAAAACTCTTCTACTGGATTTTCCATGCTAGCCAATGTCCTCGTTTTTGAGTTGTTCAAGAAAATGACAGAGGTAAATGAAGCCCATCATCACGATCATATGTTTGTGCTGAACATGGAAACGTTAGAAGGAAGATGGCATTCGTTTAAGCCCCACCCACTTGTAACGAAGAACATCTCCACCAAGCATGTGGATCACATCCTTGATGAGAAAAGCCCATCAGAACAAAGAGATCCTAATGAACTGTTTTATTACTTCAGTGAACTGGCCGCAAGCCCGCTTGGAATTTTCCAAAAATGGGAGGAGGGCGCCCTTCCCCAGCTGCCTCTTGCTCAATGTGAAATCCAAGTGGCTGATATCCATTCGAAAGGACCGGCAGAACCACACCCGAGCCTCATTATTGCCGGCATAACACATGAAGAAGTAAGGCGGGAAGCTGGAATGATCGGTATTGAACAATACGTGCAGCCTTTAAAGAAAGAAATCTTAAAATCAATAGAGGATCAGACGTCTGCACCTCTCCACCTGGGAGCTGGAGAAACGTTAATAGAAGCCACTTGCCGAGCCTTGAAGAAATTGATTCAATATGAATGGAAATGTGACACTCAGCCTCAAACCGAACACATCACAAAAGTTGAAATTAATGAGATCGAGGACGATCACTGCCGTTATTATTGGCAGGCTTTATCAACGATGAATAACATTCCGCAGTTAGGTATAGGAAAAGACGGTTACGGATTCCCTGTCATGTGGTTTAAGACGGAAGGCCATCAGTGGCGAGGTTGTGTCGGGCTTACGAAAACACTGGCTTTGCGTGAGGCCTTATTATTGGCTCTAAGGGAAGCACATAATGATACTGCTGCCTTTTTTGATCAACTCCCTCCTTCATCATCGATCTCATTTAAAAAGGAAGCCTCTCAAACCCTGGATGTTCCTTTATGTGATTCAGAAAGCCATTTTGAAGTTTTACATGCAGCGAAGAAGCGCCTTGAAGATCATCATAAAAAGCTTTTCCCTGTAAAAGTGCTAATGGATACCTTTGAGAAAGACAGAATGATCACTATTTGCGGCGTGTCGTTGGGAGAGGAGGAGAATCGTTGA